CATGTTTCTGCTCGCATTCGTCGTAATTGCCTGGCCATACCTCCTTGGCACTTTCCTAGCCGTGCAGGCTGGTGCGGCGAACCCGTCGGGAGCACGGACAGTGGTGGGCTGGCTCTTCGAGGCAGCGTATGTGATCGGACTGATTGTCTGGTGGGCGGCAACCCGAGAGAAGCGCGCTCATCGTGCCGCGGTTGCGGCACAGCAGCACGCTGATCTCATCGCTTCAAAGGCGGTCTATCAAACCCAGGCGGGTCGTTCGCAGGTATACCGGCACGGCCTGTGCACCATCAATCATCGAACGTACGACACCGCCGCGCGGTGTCGTCAAGGTTGACGTCAGCACATCGGACGCCTCGCAGGGCGGCTGTAAAGCCAAGCCGCGAGTTCAGCCGGTGTCGATATGCAATGGCGGCTTGTGTACCTCAAGTGTGGTTCAGGAGCCCCGTTACGCCCAGCCAGTCGCTCGCTTCACGCGGGCGGGATCGGCGGCAGCCGACCGAGAACTGTCGTCAAAACTGTCGTCAAACGACCTGCTGAGCACCCGAACGGGTGTTGTTTTGCCTGGTGGAGCTAAGGGGACTCGAACCCCTGACCCCCACACTGCCAGTGTGGTGCGCTACCAACTGCGCCATAGCCCCGTGAAGTTGTGCCCATCGAAGTTACACCACCTGCGGGATGGCTTCAAAATCGCAGATCAGGGCACTTCGCCCGCGGCTTCCGGGCCGAGCGGACGAGCCGGCGTGTGACCTGCGGGCGGGAGGCCACGGGTCTCCGGGGCGAAGATCCAACCGATCGCCGCGATGAAAAGGATCGCGCCGCTGACGGCAAAGGCCCAGCCGAACGACGCATGCTGGGCGATCATGCCGACGATCAACGACCCGCCGATCGACCCCACGTCGACCATCATCTGGAACACGGCCACCGGCGTTCCGCCGCGGGATTGATTCCCGACGATGTCGGCCACGGCCGCCTGCTGCGGGGAGACGAAGATGCCCGTCGCCGCGCCGGATATGTAGGCCGTCGCCAAGAAGATCACCAGCGACGACGACACCCCGAGCAGGCCCGTCGACACGGCGGCGGCCATCAGCCCGGCGATGAGCAACTTGCGCCGGCCGATCCGGTCCGACAGATAGCCGCTCGGGATCACCACCGAGACGTTGCCGATGGCGAATGTCGCCAGCGCCAAGCCGGCTACGCCGGTGCTGCGACCGAGAACATCGACCACGAACAGCGGCACCAGGGCGATCCGCAGTCCGAACGCGGCCCAGCCGGTCGCGAAATTGGACAACAGCGCGGCTCGGTAGGCGCGGTGCCGCAACACCTCTCGCAGCGTGACGGCAGGCTCAGCCGACTCCTCCGACAGGGGTCCGTCACTGCCCCGCAGGCTGAAGAACACCACCGCCGCCGCGATGAGCAGCGCCACCCCGTAGATCGCAAACGGCGCCGACAGACCGAGTCCGGCGGTGAGGCTACCGAGCACCGGGCCACCCACCGAGCCGAGCAGGAATCCCGACGAGAACAGACCCGCTACGCGACCGCGTGCGTCAGGCGGCGAGATCCGGATCATCAATGCCAGCGACGACACCGAGAACATGGCCGAGCCGAGTCCACCCAGCGATCGGAACAGCAGCAGCTGCCAGTAGGTCTGCGCGAATGCGCACACGGTGGTGGACACCGCGACGATCAGCAGACCGTTGATGTAGACCCGGCGCTCCCCCAGGCGCTGAACCAGCCAGCCCGCCGGCGACGCGGACACCAGCCGCATCAGCGCGAAGGCGGTGATGACGAAGGTCGCCGCGCTGATGCTGACGCCGAAGTGCCGCGCATACTGGGGCAACACGGGAGAGACGACTCCGTAGCCGAGCGCCACCACCACGTTCGCCGCGACCAGCAGCCAGACTTCCCGCGGCAGCCTCGGCTTGTCGGCCACTGTCGAACAGTCGCCCTCCGCGTCGAAGCTCACGCGATGACTTTATTCACCACTTCCCTGGCCGCTTCCTGCACCTCGGCAAGATGCTCCGGCCCGCGGAACGACTCGGCGTAGATCTTGTACACGTCCTCGGTGCCTGACGGGCGCGCCGCGAACCACGCGTTCTCCGTCGTCACCTTCAGTCCACCCAGCGGCGCACCGTTGCCCGGCGCCGTCGTCAGCTTGGCGGTGATCACCTCCCCCGCCAGTTCCGTGGCCGTCACCTGCTCGGCCGACAGTTTCGAGAGCCGGGCCTTCTGCTCACGGTTCGCAGGGGCGTCGATACGCGCATAGGTTGGCGCACCGTACTTTTCGGCAAGCTCGTTATACCGTTGCGACGGCGTGGACCCCGTCTTCGCGAGAATCTCCGACGCCAACAACGCGAGGATGATGCCGTCCTTGTCGGTCGTCCACACCGAGCCGTCGCGCCGTAGGAAGGACGCGCCCGCGCTTTCCTCGCCGCCGAAACCGATGGTGCCGCCGAGCAATCCGTCGACGAACCATTTGAAGCCCACAGGCACCTCGACCAGCTTGCGGCCCAACCCGGCGACCACCCGGTCGATGATCGACGAACTGACCGCGGTCTTACCGACCGCCGTGGACGCCGGCCAGTCGGGCCGGTTGGTGTACAGATAGTCGATTGCCACCGCCAGGTAGTGGTTCGGGTTGAGCAGTCCGCCGTCGGGCGTCACGATGCCGTGCCGGTCGGAGTCCGCGTCGTTGCCGGTGGCGATCTGATAGCTCTCGCGGTTGGCGATCAACGACGCCATCGCGTTGGGCGAGCTGCAGTCCATCCGGATCTTGCCGTCGGTGTCCAGCGTCATGAACCGCCACGTGGCGTCGACGAGCGGGTTGACGACGGTGAGTTTGAGGTTGTACCGCTCGGCGATGGCGCCCCAGTAGTCGACGCTCGCGCCGCCCAGCGGGTCGGCCCCGATGCGGATCCCCTCGGCGCTGATCGCGTGCAGATCGACGACGTTGGGCAGGTCCGCGATGTACGCGTCGAGGTAGTCGTGACGCTGCGCGGTCTTTAGTGCACTGGCCAGAGGTACGCGTTTCACGTCCTTGAGACCGTTGCGCAGGATCTCGTTGGCGCGCTTGGCGATTGCCCCGGTGGCGTCGGTGTCGGCGGGTCCGCCGTTGGGCGGGTTGTACTTGAAGCCGCCATCACGCGGCGGGTTGTGCGACGGCGTGACCACGATCCCGTCGGCCAGATCGCCGTCGCGGCCGTCGTTGAAGGTCAGGATGGCGTGGCTGACGGCGGGGGTCGGGGTGTAGCGATCGGCCGAATCGATCATCGCGACGACGTCATTGCCTGCCAGCACCTCCAGCGCCGAGGCCCACGCCGGCTCGGAGAGCGCGTGCGTGTCGCGTCCGATGAACAGCGGTCCGGACGTGCCCTGCGCCTGCCGGTACTCGACGATGGCCTGCGTCGTCGCGACGATGTGCGCCTCGTTGAAGGCCCCGTCGAGGCTGGAGCCCCGGTGACCCGAGGTGCCGAACACGACCTGTTGGTCGACGTTGTCCGGGTCGGGTTCGACGGTGTAATACGCCGTGACGACCTGCGCCACATCGATGAGGTCTTCGGGTTGCGCCAACTGACCGGCGCGAGGATTGGCCATGCCGTCGATTCTGCTCCGGTTCGGCCCTACTCGGGGACCAAGAGCACCGCACGGCTGTGTCTGCGTGTCAACTGGTGTGCCACGGACTGTCCGGCGAATGAGTCGATGAACGAATGCACGCCACCTCGGGGCGCGCCCAGCACGATCATCAGCGCGTCGACGTCCTCGGCCATATCGGCAAGCACATCGGGTGGACGGCCGTGCATGGCGTGATATGTCCAGTTCGCACCGAGTTCATCGAGCAAGTCCCGCGCGGCGACGGCATGAGCTTCGAGACTGGCGTGGAACTGCTCTTCGTAGTCCCACGCATCCGGATCCACAGGCATGTCGTCAAAGTCGGCGATATGCACGACGTGCACATGGGCGTTCAGGCGACGGGCTAGGCCGACCGCAAACTGCAATGCGGCCGCACTCGCCGGCTGCCGGTCCCACCCAACGACCAATTCGGTGGTGGCCGGTCGAAGAGGTTCGTCAGTGTTGTCCATTTGGGGCCACCTCCATCCGAGGAATCGCCTGGTTCAGACCGCCCACACCAGCGCGAAGCCACACACACAGCCTGCGACCGACAGGACCAAGGACACAACCGCATTCACCAAAGCCAGCATCCGCCGGCCCTGTTGGACCAGCCGCACGGTTTCGAAACTCGCGGTGCTGAACGTCGTGTACCCGCCGCAGAATCCGGTCCCCAGCACCGTCTGCCAGGCGCTGGACTGGCCGTGGAAGAGCACGATCCCGGCGAGGACGCCGAGGAGCAGCGATCCCGTGATGTTGATGACGACGGTGGCCAACGGAAACGGCGACCGCCACCGCTCCTTCGTCCATGAGTCGAGCAGGAATCGCGTCACCGCACCGGACGCTCCGGCGAGGAAGGTGAGGATGGCGATCATGCGGGCGCCCTCCTGCGGTGCACACTTGCGACCACCACGATGCCGAGCCAGGCGGTGATCACACCGCCCACCACGCTGAGCACGCCGTAACTGATCGCCGTTCCGAGGTGGCCGTGCCTCTCCAGCAGCACGACCTCCAGGGCGAAGGTGCTGTACGTGGTGAACGCCCCGCAGAATCCGGTGCCGGCACAGAGGCGCGTGCGCCGACGCCATCCGGCGTCATCGCCGAGCCGGGCGAGTCCCTCCAGCAGCGCGCCGAGGACGAAGGCGCCGCTGAGGTTGATCAGAAAGGTCGCCCACGGCCACGATGCGCCGTCGTGCGGTATGAGCTTCTCGATGTAATACCGCAGCGCCGTCCCCGCGATACCGCCTGCGAAGATCCACGCCAACGCCGAAGGACGTAGATGCAGCGGCCGGACGGCAGGAGCGTCGGGATCGATAGGCAACTCGGCGTGCGAATCGTCCGCGGGGCGTGCCACGTCAGCCGGATCGTCGTCCTCCGGATCCCCCGTCATGTGAAGGCCTTAGACACGGCCACGAGGATGGCGGCAGGAGCTATCAACCGGTCGGCGGTTCGAGCGACCCTGGCCCGGGCAAGATCCATCACCAGCGGTGACTGTACCGCTCGAGCAGCGTGAAAGCGGGCTTCCAAGGGCAAAGGTAAGCCTAGCCTCACCTTCGATTCGGGTGTACCGTCCCACGCCGTGAAGCCGTCTACTCCCGAAGCGGTGAGCACCGCCCTCACCGAAATCCTCCGCGAAGACATGAACGTCGACATCGCCCGGGTCACCCGAGAGTCCAGACTCATCGACGACGTCGGCCTCGACTCCGTCGCCTTCGCGGTCGGCATGGTCGCCATCGAGGACAAACTCGGCGTGGCACTTTCCGAAGAGGACCTGCTCAGCTGCGATACCGTCGGTGACCTCGAAGCGGCCATCCTCGCGAAGGTGCCTGCCGCTCAGGGGAACTCATGACCGATTTGGCCGACGCGCTATCGGCAGCAATGCGGGGTGCCCCGACCAAGCTGTCGGTGCTCGATACCGAGAACGACAAGTGGATTCATCACCCCTGGCAAGAGGTCCACGCGCGATCCGAGAACGTCGCCGAACGCATCGTCGACGACGGGTCGACTGCGGTCGGGCTTGTCGGCGACCCGACCGTGGAGTTCATCGCTGCGATTCCCGGCGCGTTCTTCGCAGGCGCGGGACTGTCCATCCTGCCGGGCCCGATCCGGCGTGCCCATCCGCAGGAGTGGGCCAAGAGCACGGTGGACCGATTCCGCAGCATCGGAGTGACGACCGCCTTCAGCCACGGCGCCGAGTTGGAGTTGCTGCGCGCACACGCCGAGGGCCTCGTCGTCCACGACCTCACCGAGGTCGCGCACATACACCGTTCCACCACCTTCCACGGCCCGCGGGCCGCAGATACCGCGATCCTGCAGGGCACGGCGGGATCGACGGGAACGCCACGCACGGCGCAGATTTCGCCCTTTGCCGCACTCTCGAACCTGCGCGGACTCCAGACGCGAGTCAACATCAACGAAAGCAGCCGCACGCACAGCTGGCTGCCGCTCTACCACGACATGGGGCTGACATTCCTGCTCGTGTCCACGCTGTCGCAGGCGGAGCTGTGGCAGGCGCCCACCAAGGCGTTCGCGGGCAACCCGTTCAACTGGCTCAAATGGCTGGACGAGAGCAAGGCCACCATGACCGCGGCGCCGAACATGGCATTCAACATCATCGGCAAGTACGCCGGCGGTCTGTCCGATCTGAACCTGAGCAACCTCGGCTTCACCCTCAACGGCGGTGAGCCCATCGACTGCGAGGGATACGCACGCTTTTCCACCGAGTTGGCCCGGTTCGGATTCAACCCGAACTCGCTGGCACCGTCCTACGGTCTCGCCGAATCCACCTGTGCGGTAACCATTCCCGTACCGTTCACCGGACTTCGGCTCGACGAGGTCACCGTCACCACCGACGAGGGCGAGGCCACCCGGCAGTTCGCGGTGCTCGGCCACCCGATCCCCGGCATGGAGGTCCGGGTGAACACCGATGAGACCCGCTCCACCGAGGTGACCGGACGCGACGTCGGCGAGGTGGAAGTCCGTGGCACGTCACTCATGACGGGATACGTCGGCCAAGATCCGATCGATTCCCAAGAATGGCTGCCCACAGGCGATCTCGGTTACCTCACCGACGACGGCCTCGTCATCTGTGGCCGCGCCAAGGAACTCATCACGGTCGCAGGCCGCAACATATTCCCCACCGAGGTGGAGCGCGTCGCCGGCAAGATCGAGGGTGTACGCGACGGGTGCGTCATCGCGACGGGCACGGGTGAGTCGACGGCACGTCCCAAGCTCGTCATCACGGCGGAGTTCAAGGGTGAGGACGAATCCGCGGCGCGCAGCGCCGTCGTCGCACGCGTCGCGTCGGAATGCGGCGTGGTGCCCGCGGATGTCGTGTTCGTGAAACCCGGTGCGCTGCCGCGTACGTCCTCCGGCAAGCTGCGCCGGTTGGAGGTCAAGCGCAACCTGGAGGGAGCCAGCCGATGACGGCGCCCGCCGATGTTGAGGCGGAAAAATTCACCGAGCTGCTCGATCGGGTCTTCGACGACCGGGTGACGAAGTGGACTGCGGAGGCCGAAGAGACCGAGCGGTTTCCGCGCGAGCTCATCGAATACCTGGGCGACTCAGGTGTTTTCGCGTCGAAGTGGCCGACTGGTCAGCAGCAGTGCGACGTCGCAAAGGTTATCGCGCTGGCCAGGAAGCTCGGCGCACTGGGATCAGCGGGTATCGGCGTCGGCGTCGGGCTGCACGACGCGGGCATCGCAATCCTGCGTCGCTTCGGCAAGTCGGACTACCTCCGCAACATCGCCGAACAGGCCATCCGTGGCGAGGCCGTGCTCTGCATCGGCGCTTCGGAGCAGTCGGGAGGGTCCGACCTGCAGATCGTCGGCACACAGGTCCGTTCCGTGTGCGACGGTTTCGAGGTCAAGGGCATCAAGAAGTTCGTCTCGCTGTCGCCGATCGCCGATCACGTGTTGGCGGTTGCGCGCAGCGTCGACCACGATCCGAACAGCACGCACGGCAGCGTGGTCGTCGTCGCCGTCCCGTTGGCACAGTGCGAGATTCAGACGCCGTACCGCAAGGTCGGTGCGGGACCGCTGGACACCGCCGCCGTACACATCGACACCTGGGTACCCGCCGACGCTCTGGTCGCCCGCGCGGGGATCGGCCTGGCAGCCATCTCCTGGGGACTGGCGCAGGAGCGAATGTCGGTGGCCGGCCTGGTGTCGACGTCCGCTCAGCGTGTCATCGGAATCACGCTGGCGCGCATGATGACTCGCCGACAGTTCGGCCACACGCTGTTTGAGCATCAGGCGCTGCGGTTGCGCATCGCCGACCTGCAGGCCCGCGTCGACATGTTGCGCTATGCGCTCGACGGCATCGCGGCGACGGGCAAGTTGGACCTACGCACCGCGGCGGCCATGAAGGTCACCGCGGCCCGCCTCGGCGAAGAGGTGTTCAACGAGTGCATGCACATCTTCGGCGGGTCGGGTTATCTGGTGGACGAGACGCCGCTGGGCAAATGGTGGCGCGATATGAAGCTGGCGCGCGTCGGCGGCGGCACCGATGAAGTGTTGTGGGAACTGGTCGCGGCGGCGATGAAGCCGGACTACGACGGCTACGCCGAGTTCAACCAGCTACCCTAAACTCCTTCACAAGTTTCCCTCCGCGAGCAGACGCGAAAACCCCCAAAAATGCGCAGAAATGGGGGGTTTCGCGTCTGCTCGCGGATTAAACGGGTGTATCCGACGGTGAGCGCGACAGCGCGTACAGCGCCATGCGCCGGTTCGACATGTCGTGCTCACCGAGAAACACGGCGCCCGCGAACTCGCAGACCCCACGCGCTCCGGCGTTGCGGTGGTCCGGGTCGAACATGATGCGACGGCACCGCGGTTCGAGCTCGAAGATGCTGGAGACCAAGCGAGGCAACATGATCGGCGCGATCCCCCGGTTGACGAACCGCAGATCCGCGATCGCCGCGTGCAATCCGATGTCGTGCGGGTCCGCGTCATAGCGCGGCGCGATCGAGTCCTTCGCCGCGCGGTAGAGCTCGAGGTAGGCGAACGGCTGCCCACGGAAGCTGGCGATGAACGGGCGCGAGTACTCGCCGTCGAGTTGCGCCTGGAGATAGCGCTGCCACCTCTGCGGTGGCCACGGGTACTCCCATGCCTCCACCAGGTGCGGGCGATTCATCCAATCCGACACCATCTCCGAGTCGGCCTCGGCGTTGACGAGCCGCACGTCGTACGGTTCGGCCAGAGTGGGCGTCGGCGGCGCACCCACGGCGCGGACCTCGTCGGATATCGACGTCAGCTCACGCGGCAGGACGGGTGATGGCGCCTGGTCAATGTCGGTCATTGACCGCCGAGCCTACCCGAGTAACTGAGGCGAGGCTTACCTACCTCCAGGGCAGCTCTAATCGCCGAACAACTCTTCGATCGCCTTCTGTTCCAGCTCTATCCAGCGGTCGACATGCTCACGGACCCGCGCCACGACGTCCTCGTCGAGGTGCTTCGCCCCATCGGGGGTGATCCGGCAGATGTCATCGGCACAGCGAATGCGGGAACGACCGTCACAACCTCAGGTGGTACCCACATCGCGAGCGCCCCATCCCGTGCAATCGTGGAGACATGGACGCCGACCGGGTCGCGGAACTGCAACGCTGGCAGGACTCGGGTGCCGTGTGGGAGGTGATCTCCCGTCACGGCGACACCGTGACGGTCGCCCTGTTGCGGTGCGACGGAGGCGAAGAGATGGAGCGGTTCACGTCCGACGACTCACGGCTCCTGGACTTCATCGGCGACCGGCAGCGCAGCGACGACTGAGGTCCTGTAGCGACAAAGCCGCCCCACCCGGAGGCGGGGCGGCCCGTCAGACGCCGATCAGAATGGTGCGGCTCGGAACTCTCCGTTCCAATGCACGCCCCACACGTTCAGCTCGCTGTTCCACTCCACCGGCAGCCACGGCGCCCAATAGGGCGGAGGCGGAGCGGGTGGCGCCCAGACCGGCACGACGTAATTGCGATGCCCGGGTGGCGGAAGCCCGCCGTGCCCCGGCGGCAGCGGGTTGCCCGGTCCACCGAAGTTCGCGCCAGGGCCGGGAACCGGCCAGGGCGGCGGCGGGCCCGGCCATTTCGGACCGGCGTTCGCGACACCCGATCCGATCCCCAGTGCGGCGCCCGCCAACGCGCCTGCACATATCGCAGTGACCACGCGTTTCTTGACATTCATTTAGGTCGACTCCTTCAATCGCATGCCCACCGAGTGTGGGCAGGCCGACCCCCGACCCTCGTGGACTACCCGTGGGCCTACGCCCGCTAAACGCCTGCTCGGCGCACCAGATCGACGAACGCCGCCGCCGCCGCGTCGACACCTTCGTGGTCGTCGGTCGCCACCAGATCGAGCAGCAACCCTCGCGCGACAGCCAGGCCCAGGCGCATCATCGCAGGATCGACTGCCCGCGCCGCCTCATCGTCAAGCCAGGCGTGCACGGCAGCGGGCACCATCCGCGCGAAGGGCTGCTCGCCCTGCACACCGCGCGCATAGCACTCGAAGAACAGCCGCTCGAACGGGCGTAGCTCGGGCCGGCGCAGGTCCGCCCACATGGCGGCGATCGCGTCCGCCGGGTCGTCAGGCAGCTCGTGCATCGCTGTCATCTGCCGTCGCTCAACCTCGTCGACGATGGCCAAGAGAAGTTCGTCGCGCGACCCGAAATGGTGCAGCAGCATGCGATGGCTGGTGCCGACGGCGGCTGCAACATCGCGGAGCGAGCGATCGCCGATGCCGGCCGCCGCGAACTCCTCCACCAGCGCGTCGAGCAGCGCCTGGCGCCGCTCTAGGTCAAGAGGCCGGGCCATCGAGGTGGTACAGCTGCTCGCTTCGCGCCTTGAGGCCGACGGCCTCCATGTCGAGGTAGCGCCGCGTCATCCGCCGCACGGCGAGGCCGACCAATGCCCCGATCGGTCCACGCTGGTCGATCTGCTGACGCACCCGCGTCCGGCCGTCGGAGATGGCGGTGACCTCGTGGCTGGCCACCGTCAGGCCGCCGGGCGAGCGCTGCACCCAGGTCCATGACTCGCCGGGTGCCACGTCGGTGACCTCCCACACCAGCTTGGGCATGCGCGGTTGTTTGATCTCGAAGCGCTTGCCCACGGCGAGGCCCGCGCCATCGAGGGCGACCAGGCTGGTGACCGAGGCCGTCCACTCAGGCCAGTGCTCGACGTCGCTGAAGACGTCCCAGACGACGGTGGCTGGTGCGTCGATGTCGACACCCGCATCGGTAATCATGTACCAGACGGTACATGAACTGCGTGCGCTGCGGAAGGCCGAAATTGCGTGCGCGAGCCGCCCGATCCCCATACCGTCGAGCAGACATGGAGACTCCCTTCGACGACGACGTGTTCGACCGGCTCAACCGCCGCGACATCGCGCTCGACCTCGCCGAGGCCGTCGAGGAGGAGGTCGTCGACTCCGTCGGCGCCGTCGATCTCCCGTCCGCCGAGCCGACACTTCTGCTGCAGAAGATGGAGAACAAACTCGTCCGGCACCACCTGGCGAAGCCCGACGTGCTGAGCGACGAACAGCTGCGCCGGCTGCGCTACATCCTCAACTTCGCCCGGCTCGCCGACTTCGAACCCGGGGCCGCCGGTCCAGGCGGCAGCCGCGGACGCGGCGACGTCTCCGTGGGCGCCGAACTCTCGCAATGGCGGACCAGGGTCGCCGACGCCCTCTATGTGCCGCTTCGCGAAGAACGCGACCCCACAACGGCATTGACGCGTGCGCGTGACGTCCTCGCGGAGCTGACCGACGGCCAGGACGAGCAGCGTCGGCTGCTGATCGAGAGGCACGCCAACGACTTCTCCCCCGCCGAACTCGATGCCGAAGTCGGCTACAAGAAACTCGTCACCGTACTCGGCGGCGGAGGCGGTGCGGGATTCGTCTATATCGGCGGCATGCAGCGGCTGCTCGAGGCAGGCCAGGTACCGGACTACATGATCGGTTCGTCGTTCGGCTCGATCATCGGCAGCGTGATGGCCCGGACCCTGCCGATACCGGTCGACGAGTACGTCGCGTGGGCGAAAACGGTGACGTACGGCGCCATCCTCGGGCCCGAACGCCTGCGCCGCAGGCACGGGCTGGCCGGTCTCTTCTCGCTGCGGTTCGACGACTTCGCCCACGCGCTGTTCAGCCGCGAGGACGGTGAACGGATGCGAATGGCGGACTTGACGATTCCGCTCGACATCGTCGTGGCCGGTGTGCGCAAACAGCCGTATGCCGCACTGCCGTCGCGGTTTCGCCGTCCCGAACTCGCGGCGCTGCAGATGCGGTCGCTGCCCTTCCGTCCGATCGGCATCGGTGCGCAGGTCGCGCGCCGGCTGTGGCAGGTGTCGGCGTTCATCGACGTGCGGGTTGTCAAGCCGATCGTCGTGGGCGACGACGACCTCACGCGTGACATCGACGTCGTGGACGCCGCCTCCTTCTCGTCGGCGATTCCCGGTGTGCTGCACCATGAAACGAGCGACCGCAGGATGGTCCCGATCCTCGACGCCCTGTGCAGGGAGAAGGGCGTCGCGGCGCTGGTCGACGGCGGCGCGGCGAGCAACGTCCCGGTCGAGCTGGCGTGGAAGCGCGTCCGCGACGGCAGGATCGGCACCCGCAACGCGTGCTACCTCGCGTTCGATTGCTTTCACCCGCAATGGGATCCGCGTCATCTGTGGCTCATTCCGATCGCGCAGGCGGTGCAGTTGCAGATGATGCGCAACGCTCCCTACGCCGACCACCTGGTGCGGTTCTCCCCGACATTGTCCCCCGCCAACCTCGCACCGTCGGGGGTGTCCATCGACCGCGCCTGCGCGTGGGGCCGAAAGAGCGCCGAAAAGGCCATCCCCGTCACCACGGCGCTGTTACAACCGACGTGGTGGGAAGGCGACCGACCCGCGGTCCCCGACACCAAGCCCGGCGATCGTCGCAAATCGGTGGCACCGCCGATGAGTGCGGTGATGGCGACCCTCCAGGTGCCTCAGAATCGGTTGGCGCGGTGGCGAAACCAACGGCTGACGTGACCCGCGGCTCAGGGGTCGAGCTCGCCCGCGATGCCGCGCTCGATGGCCGCGCGGATCGACGGCGGAAGGACGATCAGACCCTCGAGTTCTTGACGCGCGCGGTCGTAAGCGCGTTCGCGTTCGCTCGGTGTCGCAGCCTCGTTCGACGCCACCCGTAGCAGTCGCTG
The nucleotide sequence above comes from Mycolicibacterium moriokaense. Encoded proteins:
- a CDS encoding TetR/AcrR family transcriptional regulator, producing the protein MARPLDLERRQALLDALVEEFAAAGIGDRSLRDVAAAVGTSHRMLLHHFGSRDELLLAIVDEVERRQMTAMHELPDDPADAIAAMWADLRRPELRPFERLFFECYARGVQGEQPFARMVPAAVHAWLDDEAARAVDPAMMRLGLAVARGLLLDLVATDDHEGVDAAAAAFVDLVRRAGV
- a CDS encoding SRPBCC family protein codes for the protein MITDAGVDIDAPATVVWDVFSDVEHWPEWTASVTSLVALDGAGLAVGKRFEIKQPRMPKLVWEVTDVAPGESWTWVQRSPGGLTVASHEVTAISDGRTRVRQQIDQRGPIGALVGLAVRRMTRRYLDMEAVGLKARSEQLYHLDGPAS
- a CDS encoding patatin-like phospholipase family protein, whose protein sequence is METPFDDDVFDRLNRRDIALDLAEAVEEEVVDSVGAVDLPSAEPTLLLQKMENKLVRHHLAKPDVLSDEQLRRLRYILNFARLADFEPGAAGPGGSRGRGDVSVGAELSQWRTRVADALYVPLREERDPTTALTRARDVLAELTDGQDEQRRLLIERHANDFSPAELDAEVGYKKLVTVLGGGGGAGFVYIGGMQRLLEAGQVPDYMIGSSFGSIIGSVMARTLPIPVDEYVAWAKTVTYGAILGPERLRRRHGLAGLFSLRFDDFAHALFSREDGERMRMADLTIPLDIVVAGVRKQPYAALPSRFRRPELAALQMRSLPFRPIGIGAQVARRLWQVSAFIDVRVVKPIVVGDDDLTRDIDVVDAASFSSAIPGVLHHETSDRRMVPILDALCREKGVAALVDGGAASNVPVELAWKRVRDGRIGTRNACYLAFDCFHPQWDPRHLWLIPIAQAVQLQMMRNAPYADHLVRFSPTLSPANLAPSGVSIDRACAWGRKSAEKAIPVTTALLQPTWWEGDRPAVPDTKPGDRRKSVAPPMSAVMATLQVPQNRLARWRNQRLT